The proteins below come from a single Oryzomicrobium terrae genomic window:
- the rimI gene encoding ribosomal protein S18-alanine N-acetyltransferase: MTDRAALAAETRLLAPMGEADLDAVLAIETAAAAFPWLRGHFADSLKAGYSGWVLRLGGEIVGFAMVMAAVDEAHLLNIAVAPALHRRGLGRWLLIKVMDAARQAGLFSMLLEVRPSNLGAVALYQDLGFVEIGRRKGYYPAADGREDAIVMQRALVETQA; this comes from the coding sequence GTGACCGATCGGGCCGCTCTGGCCGCCGAAACCCGGCTGCTCGCGCCGATGGGCGAGGCCGATCTGGACGCGGTGCTGGCCATCGAAACTGCCGCCGCGGCCTTTCCCTGGCTGCGGGGCCATTTTGCCGATTCGCTCAAAGCCGGCTACAGCGGCTGGGTGCTGCGGCTCGGCGGCGAGATTGTCGGCTTTGCCATGGTCATGGCGGCGGTAGACGAGGCCCACCTGCTCAACATTGCCGTTGCTCCGGCACTGCACCGGCGCGGCCTGGGCCGCTGGCTGCTGATCAAGGTGATGGACGCGGCCCGCCAGGCGGGCCTGTTCTCGATGCTGCTCGAAGTGCGCCCCTCCAATCTTGGGGCCGTGGCCCTGTACCAGGACCTGGGATTCGTCGAGATCGGCCGGCGCAAGGGCTACTACCCAGCGGCCGACGGTCGTGAGGATGCCATCGTGATGCAGCGCGCCCTGGTGGAGACCCAGGCATGA
- a CDS encoding LemA family protein — MPARLIALILVAVSLLSGCGYNQFQTLDEQSKAAWSEVVNQYQRRADLVPNLVNTVKGYASHEKEVLTQVTEARAKVGSLQVTPELANNPEALAKFQQAQGELSSALSRLLVVSENYPQLKADAAFRDLQAQLEGTENRIAVARNRYIQSVQAYNTAVRTFPNNLTAMAFGYQPKANFSVENEKAISTAPTVNFGAPAPTPAPAAPAKAPGTAPASGY, encoded by the coding sequence ATGCCTGCTCGCCTGATCGCCCTCATCCTCGTTGCCGTCTCCCTGCTCTCGGGCTGCGGCTACAACCAGTTCCAGACCCTGGACGAGCAGTCCAAGGCCGCCTGGTCCGAAGTCGTCAACCAGTACCAGCGCCGCGCCGACCTGGTGCCCAACCTGGTCAACACGGTGAAGGGCTACGCCTCCCACGAGAAGGAGGTGCTGACCCAGGTGACCGAGGCCCGGGCCAAGGTGGGCAGCCTCCAGGTGACGCCGGAACTGGCCAACAACCCGGAAGCCCTGGCCAAGTTCCAGCAAGCCCAGGGGGAACTGTCCTCGGCCCTGTCGCGCTTGCTGGTGGTGTCCGAGAACTACCCGCAACTGAAGGCCGACGCCGCTTTCCGCGATCTGCAGGCCCAGCTCGAAGGCACCGAGAACCGCATTGCCGTGGCGCGTAACCGCTATATCCAGTCGGTGCAGGCCTACAACACGGCGGTGCGCACCTTCCCCAACAATCTCACCGCCATGGCCTTCGGCTATCAGCCCAAGGCCAATTTCAGCGTCGAGAACGAGAAAGCCATTTCCACGGCGCCGACGGTCAATTTCGGCGCGCCGGCTCCTACTCCCGCTCCGGCGGCCCCGGCCAAGGCGCCGGGAACGGCACCGGCCTCGGGCTACTGA
- a CDS encoding TPM domain-containing protein gives MTVLRVLKHLLLPGWWGRRCFPAASLARIEAAIADSEARHGGELRFVVETALPLAYLRQGAAGSHERAVDLFAQLRVWDTEANTGILIYVLLADRRVEIVADRGIHAKVGEAAWQRLCRQMSDDFRQGNYESGALAALAEVTRLLETHVPPPADNPNELPDRPLLLD, from the coding sequence GTGACGGTGTTGCGCGTACTCAAACATCTGCTCTTGCCCGGTTGGTGGGGCAGGCGCTGTTTTCCCGCTGCCAGCCTGGCGCGCATCGAGGCGGCCATTGCTGATTCCGAAGCCCGGCATGGCGGCGAACTGCGCTTTGTCGTCGAGACGGCCCTGCCGCTGGCCTACCTGCGCCAAGGGGCGGCCGGCAGTCACGAGCGGGCCGTCGATCTGTTTGCCCAGTTGCGGGTGTGGGATACGGAAGCCAATACCGGCATCCTCATCTACGTGCTGCTGGCCGACCGCCGGGTGGAGATCGTGGCCGACCGGGGCATCCACGCCAAGGTCGGCGAAGCCGCCTGGCAGCGCTTGTGCCGGCAGATGAGCGACGACTTTCGCCAGGGCAACTACGAGTCCGGCGCCTTGGCCGCGCTGGCCGAGGTGACCCGCCTGCTCGAAACCCACGTGCCGCCGCCGGCCGACAATCCCAACGAACTGCCGGACCGGCCGTTGCTGCTCGATTAG
- a CDS encoding uracil-DNA glycosylase, protein MKPVLLSREALLAEMGISPVWVPRQGDGADTAASPADEATQAALQATPEMAAPAPAAPSRATPPAAARGTGGPATVAEIPPGLSWPELRQTIAACRACGLCEQRTQTVPGVGDEQADWLFIGEGPGADEDAQGEPFVGQAGKLLDAMLAAIDLKRGDDVYIANAVKCRPPGNRTPEPAEMAACRPFLTRQIELLQPKLLVLLGRAAADSVLGLEKPLAALRGRVHEYQGIPVVVTYHPAYLLRNLPEKAKAWEDLLFARRTMAKLKSGG, encoded by the coding sequence ATGAAACCCGTTCTGCTCAGCCGCGAGGCCTTGCTTGCCGAAATGGGCATTTCCCCGGTGTGGGTGCCGCGCCAAGGCGACGGCGCCGATACGGCGGCGTCGCCTGCCGACGAGGCCACCCAGGCGGCGCTCCAGGCCACGCCCGAGATGGCCGCTCCCGCCCCGGCGGCGCCCTCGCGCGCCACACCGCCTGCGGCGGCCCGGGGAACTGGAGGACCGGCCACGGTTGCTGAAATTCCGCCGGGCCTGTCCTGGCCCGAACTGCGCCAGACGATTGCCGCCTGCCGGGCCTGCGGCCTGTGCGAACAGCGCACCCAGACCGTACCCGGGGTGGGAGACGAGCAGGCCGACTGGCTGTTCATTGGCGAGGGCCCGGGCGCCGACGAGGACGCCCAGGGCGAGCCCTTCGTCGGCCAGGCCGGCAAGCTGCTCGATGCCATGCTGGCGGCCATCGACCTGAAGCGCGGCGACGACGTCTACATCGCCAACGCGGTGAAGTGCCGTCCGCCCGGCAACCGTACCCCGGAACCGGCGGAAATGGCGGCCTGCCGGCCGTTCCTCACCCGCCAGATCGAGCTGCTCCAGCCCAAGCTGCTGGTGCTGCTCGGCCGTGCCGCCGCCGACAGCGTGCTCGGCCTGGAAAAGCCCCTGGCCGCCCTGCGCGGCCGGGTGCACGAGTACCAGGGCATTCCCGTGGTGGTGACCTATCATCCGGCCTATCTGCTGCGCAACCTGCCGGAAAAGGCCAAGGCCTGGGAAGACCTGCTGTTCGCCCGGCGCACCATGGCCAAGCTGAAATCCGGCGGTTGA
- a CDS encoding TPM domain-containing protein, giving the protein MAWCLLIAAFCLALPAGAVENEAGRGLAAIPPLTARVTDTTGSLSAERRQALEARLAGFEKDKGAQIAVLIVPTTQPEAIEQYSLRVAEAWKLGRVKVDDGLLLVVAKNDRRLRIEVGYGLEGVVPDAIAKRIISEVIAPKLAAGDFPGGIDAGVEALIKAVSGEPLPAVAAPQPGPGSEGDLESLFVLVMIMALAVGQVLRAMFGRLFGSAAVGGVTGVLAMLIAGSLGIALLAGGVAFVFSLLGLSPAMLGGLGGGGSRGGGNGGFSGGGGRFGGGGASGGW; this is encoded by the coding sequence TTGGCGTGGTGCCTTCTGATCGCCGCATTCTGCCTCGCTCTCCCGGCAGGGGCCGTGGAGAACGAGGCGGGGCGCGGCCTTGCGGCCATCCCCCCGTTGACGGCCCGGGTTACCGATACCACCGGCAGCCTGTCGGCGGAGCGCCGCCAGGCCCTGGAAGCCCGGCTGGCCGGTTTCGAGAAGGACAAGGGCGCCCAGATCGCCGTGCTGATCGTGCCCACCACCCAGCCCGAGGCCATCGAGCAATATTCGCTGCGCGTTGCCGAGGCCTGGAAGCTGGGCCGCGTCAAGGTGGATGACGGCCTGTTGCTGGTGGTGGCGAAAAACGACCGGCGCTTGCGCATCGAGGTGGGCTACGGCCTGGAGGGCGTGGTGCCCGATGCCATCGCCAAGCGCATCATCAGCGAGGTGATCGCGCCCAAGCTGGCGGCCGGGGATTTTCCCGGGGGTATCGACGCCGGGGTGGAGGCCCTGATCAAGGCCGTTTCCGGCGAGCCGCTGCCGGCGGTGGCCGCGCCGCAGCCGGGGCCGGGCAGCGAGGGCGATCTGGAATCGCTGTTCGTGCTGGTGATGATCATGGCCCTGGCCGTCGGCCAGGTGCTGCGGGCGATGTTCGGTCGCCTGTTCGGCTCTGCCGCGGTGGGGGGGGTGACCGGGGTGCTGGCCATGCTGATCGCCGGCAGTCTGGGCATCGCGCTGCTGGCCGGCGGGGTGGCCTTCGTCTTTTCCCTGCTGGGCTTGAGCCCGGCCATGCTCGGCGGCCTGGGCGGGGGCGGCTCCCGGGGCGGCGGCAATGGCGGCTTTTCCGGAGGCGGCGGCCGCTTCGGCGGCGGCGGCGCCTCGGGAGGATGGTGA
- a CDS encoding EAL and HDOD domain-containing protein: protein MVFSRFFKRQSNDATTPVTPPAPAQPAPAAAPDHAALARRQAAEALLHREEVVDARNRLYGYRFSYRSLQAPGASSALLSALAAAEIGNFAQRRLAVIPITADAVLQDEYLPLAAPHSYFLFDLRAEASGFLASAAASEVFRRLHASGSRIALTGLDLEPATLPLAANADLVFLSLQDLPLQTFEQLARGLKACRAGLQLAAEAVHSWPERRMIAKWGFEYCLGDFLTTPDADEQQSRLDQSRLVLIEMLNLLRSDSDPAELGAIAKKDPGVALKLLGLANSPAAGLSSPVASLEQAILVLGRDRLYRWLSVSMFRVGQTRDRDEALLEVALVRARFLETVAAGSQARAVCDELFLVGLLSLFELLLATPLSQILERLRLPETVSEVLLHNTGPYARYLMLALAVEKGQVERATTLAGQLGLDATTLRATNQAALAWAEEALGYTTPADIPA, encoded by the coding sequence ATGGTTTTCAGTCGATTTTTCAAGCGTCAGAGCAACGACGCCACCACCCCAGTCACGCCGCCCGCCCCCGCTCAACCTGCCCCCGCGGCCGCTCCAGACCACGCTGCCCTCGCCCGCCGCCAAGCCGCCGAGGCCCTATTGCACCGGGAAGAAGTGGTCGATGCCCGCAACCGGCTCTACGGCTACCGTTTCTCCTACCGCTCCCTCCAGGCCCCCGGCGCCTCCTCGGCCTTGCTATCGGCCCTCGCGGCAGCCGAGATCGGCAACTTCGCCCAGCGCCGTCTGGCGGTCATTCCGATTACGGCCGATGCCGTACTACAGGACGAATACCTTCCCCTGGCGGCCCCCCACAGCTACTTCTTGTTCGACCTGCGCGCCGAAGCCAGCGGCTTTCTCGCCAGCGCGGCCGCCAGCGAGGTTTTTCGCCGGTTGCACGCCAGCGGCAGCCGCATCGCCCTGACCGGGCTCGACCTGGAGCCGGCTACCCTGCCCCTGGCGGCCAATGCGGACCTGGTCTTCCTCTCCCTTCAGGATCTTCCCCTTCAGACCTTCGAGCAGCTCGCCCGGGGGCTCAAGGCCTGCCGGGCGGGCCTGCAACTGGCGGCGGAGGCAGTCCATTCCTGGCCCGAGCGGCGCATGATCGCCAAGTGGGGCTTCGAGTACTGCCTGGGGGATTTCCTCACCACCCCGGATGCCGACGAGCAGCAAAGCCGGCTCGACCAGAGCCGGCTGGTGCTGATCGAGATGCTCAATCTGCTGCGCAGCGATTCCGACCCGGCCGAACTGGGCGCCATCGCCAAGAAGGACCCAGGCGTGGCCCTCAAGCTGCTGGGCCTGGCCAATTCGCCGGCGGCCGGGCTGTCCAGTCCGGTGGCCAGCCTGGAGCAAGCCATCCTGGTACTGGGACGGGACCGGCTCTACCGCTGGCTGAGCGTTTCCATGTTCCGCGTCGGCCAGACCCGGGACCGGGACGAAGCCCTGCTCGAGGTGGCCCTGGTGCGCGCCCGTTTCCTCGAAACCGTGGCGGCCGGCAGCCAGGCACGGGCCGTCTGCGACGAATTGTTCCTGGTCGGCTTGCTCTCCCTCTTCGAGCTGCTGCTGGCCACACCCCTGTCCCAGATCCTCGAACGGCTGCGTCTGCCGGAAACGGTGAGCGAGGTGCTACTGCACAACACCGGCCCCTACGCCCGCTACCTGATGCTGGCCCTGGCGGTGGAAAAGGGCCAGGTGGAACGGGCCACGACACTGGCCGGCCAACTGGGATTGGACGCCACGACCCTGCGCGCGACCAATCAGGCGGCCTTGGCCTGGGCGGAAGAAGCTCTGGGCTATACCACCCCGGCGGATATCCCGGCCTGA
- the tsaB gene encoding tRNA (adenosine(37)-N6)-threonylcarbamoyltransferase complex dimerization subunit type 1 TsaB, whose translation MKLLALDTTTEAGSCALWLDGRVIERDCPAGRSHSETLLPLVRELLGEVGVAFADLDAIAYGAGPGAFTGLRVACAVAQGLAVPFDLPVVPVGSLLTLATACAAASGAGQVLALLDARMNEVYVGRYRRNAEGGLEPLNDDRVCAPDQVALPDPATGWVSTGNAPGAYPVLAERLAALGIVHHAALPGAATVARLAAARLAATTPEQWPSLFDAALAAPVYVRDKVAFTVAERLAQGGKA comes from the coding sequence ATGAAACTGCTTGCCCTGGATACCACCACCGAGGCCGGCTCCTGCGCGCTCTGGCTCGATGGCCGGGTGATCGAGCGGGACTGCCCGGCCGGTCGTTCCCATTCCGAAACCCTGCTGCCCCTGGTGCGCGAGTTGCTGGGCGAAGTCGGGGTGGCCTTTGCCGACCTGGATGCGATCGCCTACGGTGCCGGTCCCGGGGCGTTTACCGGTCTGCGCGTGGCCTGTGCCGTGGCCCAGGGGCTGGCGGTGCCCTTCGACCTGCCGGTGGTACCGGTGGGATCCCTGCTCACCCTGGCCACCGCCTGTGCGGCGGCCAGCGGAGCCGGGCAGGTGCTGGCGCTGCTCGATGCGCGCATGAACGAGGTATACGTCGGGCGCTACCGGCGCAATGCGGAGGGCGGGCTCGAACCCCTAAACGACGATCGGGTCTGCGCTCCGGACCAGGTGGCGCTGCCCGACCCGGCGACGGGCTGGGTGAGCACCGGCAACGCGCCGGGCGCCTACCCGGTCCTGGCCGAGCGCCTGGCGGCCCTGGGCATCGTCCATCACGCGGCCTTGCCAGGTGCCGCCACCGTGGCCCGGCTGGCGGCCGCCCGGCTGGCGGCGACGACGCCCGAGCAGTGGCCGTCACTATTCGATGCCGCCCTGGCCGCGCCGGTGTACGTGCGCGACAAGGTGGCCTTTACCGTGGCCGAACGTCTCGCCCAAGGGGGTAAGGCGTGA